A stretch of the Borreliella spielmanii genome encodes the following:
- the rpmF gene encoding 50S ribosomal protein L32, giving the protein MAVPKFKPSKSRSRTRRSINMRKKIPQFQECSNCGNLVVRHRICLKCGYYRNNQYLEISL; this is encoded by the coding sequence ATGGCTGTTCCAAAATTTAAGCCTTCAAAATCTAGGAGTAGAACAAGGCGTAGTATAAATATGAGGAAGAAAATTCCACAATTTCAAGAATGTTCTAATTGTGGCAATCTTGTAGTGAGACACAGAATTTGTTTAAAATGTGGATATTATAGAAACAACCAATATCTAGAAATAAGTTTGTAG
- the acpP gene encoding acyl carrier protein — MDNDEIFSKVRSIISEQLDKKEDEITIDSRFVEDLNADSLDIYELLYLLEEAFNDKIPENEANEFETVGDVVNFIKKRKG, encoded by the coding sequence ATGGATAATGATGAAATTTTTAGCAAGGTTAGATCTATTATATCTGAGCAGCTTGATAAAAAAGAAGATGAAATTACTATAGACTCTAGATTTGTTGAGGATCTTAATGCAGATAGTCTTGATATTTATGAGCTTTTGTATTTACTTGAAGAGGCTTTTAATGATAAGATCCCAGAGAACGAAGCCAATGAATTTGAGACAGTGGGAGATGTTGTTAATTTTATTAAAAAGAGAAAAGGTTGA
- the coaD gene encoding pantetheine-phosphate adenylyltransferase — MKVAVFPGSFDPITWGHIDLIKRSLAIFDKVVVLVAKNKSKKYLLSDIERFSLTKDVISSLNFLNVFVDSYSGFIVDYALVNSIKFIVRGIRAFNDFDIEFERYLVNNKLNFKIDTIFLPSSAEHLYIRSDFVKELMGKKDVDLSHFVPELVFNRLKSKFIDK, encoded by the coding sequence ATGAAGGTGGCAGTTTTTCCTGGATCTTTTGATCCGATTACCTGGGGGCATATTGATTTAATTAAAAGATCATTGGCTATTTTTGACAAAGTTGTTGTTTTGGTAGCTAAAAACAAATCAAAAAAATATTTACTAAGCGATATTGAGAGGTTTAGTCTTACAAAAGATGTTATTTCTTCTTTAAATTTTTTAAATGTATTTGTAGATAGTTATAGTGGTTTTATTGTTGATTATGCATTAGTTAATTCTATTAAATTTATTGTTAGGGGAATTAGGGCTTTTAATGATTTTGATATAGAGTTTGAGAGATATCTTGTTAATAATAAGTTAAATTTTAAAATTGATACTATATTTTTGCCAAGTAGTGCAGAACATTTATACATAAGGTCAGATTTTGTAAAGGAATTGATGGGGAAAAAGGATGTTGATCTTTCTCATTTTGTTCCAGAATTGGTTTTCAATAGATTGAAATCTAAGTTTATTGACAAATGA
- the rpoD gene encoding RNA polymerase sigma factor RpoD: MSDLEKKYSKLIESIITNLGDRKSLSFSELSNLLPDDILEPEILDCICSVLEDKGISLVNKISELDLVGTEDGNEEEEEMEIDSDRSFIVLDDGFQSDEEDVDIDVKLDDCDEEGISVKDDLGSGYIKSNVLKDSHSEDPIKLYLKEIGKEFLLTGNQEVELAKQMDSGESIIENILKNEGLVIENYYNLVNTIYSRMEREEFFKREKDRDKESNPDYYNKKKRIASFYKIPLKPIQDRLISYVDNKHRVYELGGDIFEKNLKKERLALKELLRDIPLYQDELRIFSDDYIDSANKIRDLQRQQRIILSRLKIEKIRDLRVLGRDLTIAEKRIEIEKSLKLKEDAIKEQITEAQLAQKELERIEMYYEYPMDKIISMSEEIAKGKQMMQHAKDQLIKANLRLVVSIAKKYANRGLHFFDLVQEGNIGLIKAVEKFEYKRGFKFSTYATWWIRQAITRSISDQARTIRVPVHMIEQINRLNRETRYLIQVLGKDPTDEELSDRLGWELKKVKTVKSVSREPVSLETPIGEEEDSVLSDFIEDKAIKNPANHTSFVVLQDQIRAILGTLPEREQEVVKMRFGLEDGYSLTLEEVGLHFNVTRERIRQIESKALRRLKNPKKTQKLKDYLEDLN, from the coding sequence TTGTCGGATTTGGAAAAGAAATATTCGAAGCTGATAGAGAGTATTATTACTAATTTGGGGGATAGAAAATCTCTTAGTTTTAGTGAATTATCAAATTTGCTTCCTGATGACATATTAGAACCAGAGATTCTTGATTGTATTTGCTCAGTGCTTGAGGATAAGGGAATAAGTTTGGTTAATAAAATTTCGGAATTAGATCTAGTTGGCACCGAAGATGGAAATGAAGAAGAGGAAGAAATGGAGATTGATTCTGATAGAAGCTTTATAGTTTTAGATGATGGTTTTCAAAGTGACGAAGAAGATGTTGATATTGATGTCAAGCTGGATGATTGTGATGAAGAAGGTATTTCTGTTAAGGATGACTTAGGTTCAGGATATATTAAAAGTAATGTTTTAAAGGATAGTCATTCAGAAGATCCAATAAAGCTTTATTTAAAAGAAATAGGAAAAGAGTTCTTATTAACAGGAAATCAAGAAGTTGAACTTGCAAAGCAAATGGATTCTGGGGAGAGTATAATTGAGAATATTCTTAAAAATGAGGGACTTGTTATAGAAAACTATTATAATCTTGTTAATACTATTTATTCAAGAATGGAAAGGGAAGAATTTTTCAAAAGAGAAAAGGATAGAGATAAAGAGAGTAACCCTGATTACTATAATAAAAAAAAAAGAATTGCCTCTTTTTATAAAATTCCTTTAAAACCAATTCAAGATCGTTTGATAAGTTATGTAGATAATAAGCATAGGGTATATGAGCTTGGGGGAGATATTTTTGAAAAGAATTTAAAAAAGGAGAGATTAGCCCTAAAAGAGCTTTTACGAGATATTCCCTTGTATCAAGATGAATTAAGGATCTTTTCAGATGATTATATTGATTCTGCTAATAAAATAAGGGATTTGCAAAGACAGCAAAGAATAATTCTAAGTAGGTTGAAAATTGAAAAAATAAGAGATTTAAGGGTGCTTGGAAGAGATTTGACTATTGCTGAAAAAAGGATAGAGATAGAAAAATCTCTTAAATTAAAAGAAGATGCTATTAAAGAGCAAATTACAGAGGCTCAGCTTGCTCAAAAAGAACTTGAGAGAATTGAAATGTATTATGAATATCCAATGGATAAAATAATAAGCATGTCTGAAGAGATTGCCAAAGGAAAACAAATGATGCAACATGCTAAAGATCAGTTGATTAAGGCTAATTTAAGGCTTGTTGTAAGCATTGCTAAAAAATATGCAAACAGAGGTCTTCATTTTTTTGACCTTGTTCAAGAAGGTAATATTGGATTAATTAAAGCTGTTGAAAAGTTTGAATATAAGAGGGGGTTTAAGTTTTCAACCTATGCTACTTGGTGGATTAGACAGGCCATAACAAGATCTATTTCCGATCAAGCTCGAACAATTAGAGTTCCTGTACATATGATTGAACAAATAAATAGACTTAACAGGGAAACTAGGTATTTAATTCAAGTTTTAGGGAAAGACCCTACAGATGAAGAGCTCTCAGACAGACTTGGGTGGGAGCTTAAAAAGGTTAAAACTGTAAAAAGTGTTTCAAGAGAGCCTGTTTCTCTTGAAACACCAATTGGGGAAGAGGAAGATTCTGTTCTTAGTGATTTTATTGAGGATAAGGCAATAAAAAATCCTGCGAATCACACGTCCTTTGTAGTTTTGCAAGATCAAATAAGAGCAATTCTTGGAACTCTTCCTGAAAGAGAGCAAGAAGTTGTAAAAATGAGATTTGGACTTGAAGATGGTTATTCTTTAACTCTTGAAGAGGTTGGGCTTCATTTTAATGTTACAAGAGAAAGAATTAGGCAGATTGAGTCTAAGGCATTAAGGCGGCTTAAAAATCCTAAAAAAACTCAAAAATTAAAAGATTATCTTGAAGATTTAAATTAA
- the rnc gene encoding ribonuclease III: MKKNSSDFCFSSERKAQLSEFLENLSIDFNNFDLLNTALSHSSYSNELDQKSGNNERLEFLGDSVLNLIITDHLYKTYPNKSEGELSKARSYIVSEDSLSSIAREIDLGSYILLGRGEESNDGRNKKGILADAIEAFVGAIYLDSGFSIATEFVVGLFDMYIRLMFNRGDFKDYKSLLQEYVQKKYKISPSYKLDKEIGPDHDKVFCVELYVGEKFISNGKGKSKKEAEMRAAEVALKAMEDINL; the protein is encoded by the coding sequence ATGAAAAAAAATTCTTCCGATTTTTGTTTTAGTAGTGAAAGAAAAGCTCAATTGAGTGAATTTTTGGAAAATTTGAGTATTGATTTTAATAATTTTGATTTATTAAATACAGCATTGAGCCATTCGTCGTATTCTAATGAGTTGGATCAAAAATCTGGCAATAATGAGAGATTAGAATTTTTGGGAGATTCTGTGCTTAATTTAATTATCACAGATCATCTATATAAAACTTATCCAAATAAAAGTGAAGGGGAGCTTAGCAAGGCTAGGTCTTATATTGTTAGTGAAGATTCCCTATCTAGCATTGCTAGAGAGATTGATCTTGGTTCTTATATTTTGCTTGGCAGAGGAGAGGAGAGTAATGATGGTCGAAATAAAAAAGGCATTCTTGCAGATGCTATTGAAGCTTTTGTAGGCGCGATTTATCTTGATAGTGGGTTTTCAATAGCAACAGAATTTGTGGTTGGACTTTTTGACATGTATATAAGATTAATGTTTAATAGGGGAGATTTTAAAGATTATAAGAGTTTGTTGCAGGAATATGTTCAAAAGAAATATAAAATCTCGCCAAGTTATAAGCTAGACAAAGAAATAGGTCCAGATCATGATAAAGTTTTTTGTGTTGAGCTTTACGTTGGAGAAAAGTTTATATCAAACGGAAAAGGCAAATCTAAAAAAGAGGCCGAAATGAGGGCAGCTGAAGTAGCTTTAAAAGCTATGGAAGATATTAACCTTTAA
- the dnaG gene encoding DNA primase — MEYLQTASSIKTKFDIVVVVEQYIKLVKSGSTYKGLCPFHAEKTPSFFVNPLQGYFYCFGCKKGGDVIGFLMDMEKINYNNALKILCEKFGIYYDDLKISRESLKKNENKDIILEIYSLNSRLVNTIKFFLNKNKKALDYILKSRAISKEVVDLFELGYLPLNVKDGLELHGFLVSKGYSFEILRKSGLFSKANPKASILSQRLIFPIKDFKGNVVGFGGRDLDGKGSKYINLSETEVFKKKELLYGFYEGLDEIKSTKSIILVEGYIDVLAFFTSGIKRAVSTLGTSFSKEHLALIQRYADEVIFSFDSDDAGLSATLKAYQICLPFNINVSVVKMDFGRDPADVLKSEGKDFLQEILNNRCDAFDYLLDVYSNKYDLNKTVDLNAMINLFLNLINLSKVDTQKKIFLDKLSNKLGIGVAILLKDYYRIKERFAVDNNKRNLYAHNDDSYERYLIVALLKNFSYFGIIRRNIIDSDLIDVNARKVFMCFEDLFENNEDFSLMDLKRNLKDTYKVSEIFFEEILNSEFEVDDETLIHVLLAIKRRKLDSRVVLCKKRYEGDSLVSAKIQINELMFLNMQRKNLKIYIDDVPGS; from the coding sequence ATGGAGTATTTACAAACTGCATCTTCAATTAAAACTAAATTTGATATTGTAGTTGTTGTAGAGCAATATATTAAACTTGTTAAATCGGGATCTACTTATAAAGGGCTTTGTCCTTTCCATGCTGAGAAAACCCCTTCTTTTTTTGTAAATCCTTTGCAAGGATATTTTTATTGTTTTGGATGTAAAAAGGGTGGGGATGTTATTGGATTTTTAATGGATATGGAGAAGATCAATTACAATAATGCTCTTAAGATTTTATGTGAAAAGTTTGGCATTTATTATGATGATTTAAAAATAAGTAGGGAAAGTTTAAAAAAAAATGAAAATAAAGATATAATTTTAGAAATTTATTCTCTGAATTCTAGATTAGTCAATACTATTAAATTTTTTTTAAATAAAAACAAAAAGGCTTTAGATTACATTTTAAAGAGTAGAGCAATATCTAAGGAAGTTGTTGATTTATTTGAACTTGGTTATTTACCACTTAATGTTAAAGATGGTTTAGAGCTTCACGGGTTTTTAGTTTCAAAAGGATATTCTTTTGAAATACTAAGAAAAAGTGGATTATTTTCAAAAGCAAATCCCAAGGCTTCCATTTTATCTCAAAGATTGATTTTTCCAATTAAAGATTTTAAAGGAAATGTTGTTGGTTTTGGGGGTCGAGATTTGGATGGGAAAGGTTCTAAGTATATTAATTTAAGTGAAACTGAAGTTTTTAAAAAAAAGGAGCTTCTTTATGGATTTTATGAGGGACTTGATGAGATTAAATCTACAAAGTCAATCATATTAGTAGAAGGGTATATAGATGTTCTTGCTTTTTTTACATCTGGGATTAAGAGAGCTGTATCAACTCTTGGTACTTCTTTTTCAAAAGAACACCTAGCTTTGATTCAAAGATATGCTGATGAGGTAATATTTTCTTTTGACAGTGATGATGCTGGACTTTCTGCAACTTTAAAAGCTTATCAAATTTGTTTGCCATTTAATATTAATGTTAGTGTTGTTAAAATGGATTTTGGTCGTGATCCTGCAGATGTTCTTAAAAGTGAAGGTAAGGATTTTTTGCAGGAAATTTTAAATAATAGATGCGATGCTTTTGACTATCTCTTAGATGTTTATTCTAATAAATATGATTTAAATAAGACTGTAGATTTAAATGCGATGATTAATTTATTTTTAAATTTGATTAATTTATCAAAAGTGGATACTCAGAAAAAAATTTTTTTAGACAAATTAAGCAATAAACTTGGTATTGGTGTGGCAATTTTATTAAAAGATTATTATAGGATAAAAGAAAGATTTGCAGTTGACAATAATAAAAGAAATTTGTATGCTCATAATGATGATTCTTATGAGAGGTATTTAATAGTAGCTTTGTTGAAAAATTTTAGTTATTTTGGTATAATAAGGCGCAATATTATTGATAGCGATTTAATTGATGTTAATGCCAGAAAAGTTTTTATGTGCTTTGAGGATTTATTTGAAAATAATGAAGATTTTTCATTGATGGATTTAAAAAGAAATTTAAAGGATACATATAAAGTTAGTGAAATCTTTTTTGAAGAAATTTTAAATTCTGAATTTGAAGTGGACGACGAAACGCTCATTCATGTTTTACTTGCAATCAAGAGGAGAAAATTAGATTCTCGTGTTGTGCTTTGCAAAAAAAGATATGAAGGGGATTCTTTGGTAAGTGCTAAGATTCAAATAAATGAGTTAATGTTTTTAAATATGCAGAGAAAAAATTTAAAAATCTACATAGACGATGTTCCAGGGAGTTAA
- the mltG gene encoding endolytic transglycosylase MltG, which yields MLIKIGKVFILFFFLVSILSIFIYFLNLSALANGLVYEFGVEKGWGVKKIAKELKKQKLIKSELLLVFISYIFGSDKQFKEGRYLINSDLSTFEIYKEFLKGSSNVNIDVTIPEGYTSRRIAFKLKEFAVIDDVQDFIFLINEKSFIYELGFDYDSLEGFLFPDTYKFYKGIEIKNVVRMFVDNFLNKLKSIGVIFNDYSSKDFYNKVIIASIVEREYRVKSEASIMSSVFYNRIKSDMALQSCATIEYVLTEELGRSHPKRIYFSDLEINSPYNTYINKGYPPTPISNAGIISLQAAFFPKNTQYLFFVVNDSKLGTHQFSSDYSSHLLGAKDYIKNFITKD from the coding sequence GTGCTTATTAAAATTGGGAAAGTATTTATTCTTTTTTTCTTTTTAGTATCTATTTTGTCAATTTTTATATATTTTTTAAACTTATCTGCTTTGGCAAATGGTTTGGTTTATGAATTTGGTGTTGAGAAAGGTTGGGGAGTTAAAAAAATAGCTAAAGAATTGAAAAAGCAAAAGTTAATTAAATCCGAATTGCTTCTTGTTTTTATTTCGTATATTTTTGGTAGTGACAAACAATTTAAAGAGGGAAGATATTTAATAAACAGCGATCTTTCTACATTTGAGATATATAAAGAGTTTTTAAAGGGATCTTCTAACGTTAATATTGATGTTACAATACCTGAAGGGTATACCAGCAGAAGAATTGCTTTTAAGCTTAAAGAATTTGCTGTCATTGATGATGTTCAAGATTTTATTTTTTTGATCAACGAAAAATCTTTTATTTATGAACTTGGATTTGATTACGACTCTCTTGAAGGATTTTTATTTCCAGATACTTATAAATTTTATAAAGGTATAGAAATAAAGAATGTTGTTCGTATGTTTGTTGATAATTTTTTAAATAAGCTTAAATCTATAGGTGTTATTTTTAATGATTATTCAAGCAAGGATTTTTACAATAAAGTGATAATAGCATCTATTGTTGAGCGTGAGTATAGGGTTAAAAGTGAAGCCTCAATAATGTCTTCGGTTTTTTATAACAGAATAAAATCTGATATGGCATTACAATCTTGCGCTACTATTGAATATGTTCTTACAGAAGAGTTGGGCCGAAGCCATCCCAAAAGAATTTATTTTTCAGATTTAGAGATAAATTCTCCTTATAATACATATATTAATAAAGGTTATCCTCCTACTCCAATTTCAAATGCTGGTATTATTTCGCTACAAGCAGCTTTTTTCCCAAAAAATACGCAATATTTATTTTTTGTGGTAAATGATTCTAAGTTAGGTACACATCAATTTTCATCAGATTATTCTTCACATCTTTTAGGAGCAAAAGATTATATTAAAAATTTTATTACTAAGGATTAA
- a CDS encoding CCA tRNA nucleotidyltransferase: MNLGKDNQNITKIGKIFKKNNYEFYLVGGALRDLLLNKQPCDFDFATNATPEEIIKLFPNNIKTGIKHGTIGIIFNKKIFEITTYRIEKEYEKKRAPKQVEYTKNLIKDLKRRDFTINAIAMDIFNFNIIDCYDGKKDLNKKIIRCIGNPNKRFEEDALRILRAARFSSTLNFNIEKNTLISMKYKKENILMISKERIKNEFHKLLEGTNIQKGIYYLKKVDFFKNFFNLEIKTKLIKKTALLNKNKFYLKAITILTIKKPIKELEESLTLLKFSNKEIKLILFYRSIIDDNNIFNVKKLSDIRYLLSKSTREHYKEIIDIYKALKGKKKKYLFIIKNIKRKKLLKSPLSLKDLKINGKDVQNLVQIENKNIGKILNLLLNYVIENPKLNTKNCLIKKIKILKVNIFHSF; the protein is encoded by the coding sequence ATGAACCTAGGAAAGGATAATCAAAATATAACTAAAATTGGTAAAATTTTTAAAAAAAATAACTACGAATTTTATTTAGTTGGAGGCGCTTTAAGAGACTTACTACTTAATAAACAACCTTGCGATTTTGATTTTGCAACAAATGCAACTCCTGAAGAAATAATAAAATTATTTCCAAATAACATTAAAACAGGAATAAAGCACGGTACAATTGGTATTATTTTTAATAAAAAAATCTTTGAAATCACTACATATAGAATAGAAAAAGAATATGAAAAAAAAAGAGCACCTAAACAAGTAGAGTATACTAAAAATTTAATTAAAGATCTTAAAAGAAGAGACTTCACAATCAATGCAATTGCAATGGATATTTTCAACTTTAACATAATAGATTGCTATGATGGGAAAAAAGATCTTAATAAGAAAATAATAAGATGCATAGGAAATCCAAATAAAAGGTTTGAAGAAGATGCCCTAAGAATACTAAGAGCAGCAAGATTCTCATCCACACTTAATTTTAATATTGAAAAAAATACTTTAATCTCAATGAAATACAAAAAAGAAAATATTTTAATGATTTCAAAGGAAAGAATAAAAAATGAATTTCACAAATTACTAGAAGGAACAAATATACAAAAAGGAATTTATTATCTTAAAAAAGTTGATTTTTTTAAGAATTTTTTTAATCTAGAAATAAAAACAAAATTAATAAAAAAAACTGCTCTACTTAACAAAAACAAATTTTATCTAAAGGCAATTACTATATTGACAATTAAAAAACCTATAAAAGAACTAGAAGAAAGCTTAACTTTACTTAAATTCTCAAATAAAGAAATTAAGTTAATTTTATTTTATAGAAGCATAATCGATGATAACAATATTTTTAATGTCAAAAAATTAAGTGATATTAGATACTTGCTTAGCAAAAGCACAAGAGAACATTATAAAGAAATAATTGATATATACAAGGCACTCAAAGGGAAAAAGAAAAAATATTTATTTATAATAAAAAACATAAAAAGAAAAAAATTGCTAAAAAGCCCCCTCTCTTTAAAAGACTTAAAAATAAACGGGAAAGATGTACAAAATCTAGTACAAATAGAAAATAAAAATATAGGTAAAATTTTAAATTTATTGCTAAATTATGTAATTGAAAACCCTAAGCTTAATACTAAAAATTGCCTTATAAAAAAAATAAAAATCTTAAAGGTTAATATCTTCCATAGCTTTTAA
- a CDS encoding zinc ribbon domain-containing protein, whose amino-acid sequence MENNIDTLKKLEVIYKSKFELEERRKSIPKYLEMKKIQIEELSKVLIDLQQKFKEYQKEDSALKLDIQDINFRKSRAEEKIDSIKTQREYEALEKELQIIIDDEVTVRKKMTHVNGLKAKIEKEISDVNEKHSKEEECFRSESNSLELELLEIKKKLLEIESEELNCASKMNEDFLFKFQRIIRNKSNGVVPLINNVCKGCHMILPIEFANKVRREPNDIKFCPYCSRILYYQDKIRISDEIIPGSLADLVE is encoded by the coding sequence ATGGAGAATAATATTGATACATTAAAAAAACTTGAAGTTATATATAAGTCTAAATTTGAGCTTGAGGAAAGGAGAAAAAGTATTCCTAAGTATTTAGAGATGAAAAAAATTCAGATTGAAGAATTATCTAAAGTTCTTATTGATTTACAACAAAAGTTTAAGGAATATCAAAAAGAAGATTCTGCTTTAAAGTTAGATATTCAAGATATTAATTTCAGAAAGAGTAGGGCAGAAGAAAAAATTGATAGCATTAAAACGCAAAGAGAATATGAGGCTCTTGAAAAAGAACTTCAGATTATTATTGACGATGAAGTTACAGTTAGAAAAAAGATGACACATGTTAATGGACTTAAAGCTAAAATAGAAAAGGAAATATCAGATGTTAATGAAAAGCATAGCAAAGAAGAGGAATGTTTTAGGTCTGAAAGCAATAGTTTAGAGTTAGAGCTTTTAGAAATTAAAAAGAAACTTTTAGAAATAGAGAGTGAAGAGTTAAATTGCGCTTCTAAAATGAATGAGGATTTTTTATTTAAATTTCAAAGAATAATAAGAAATAAATCAAATGGAGTTGTGCCTTTAATTAATAATGTTTGCAAAGGTTGTCATATGATACTTCCTATTGAATTTGCAAATAAAGTAAGACGTGAACCCAATGATATTAAATTTTGTCCTTATTGCAGTAGAATACTCTATTATCAGGATAAAATTCGAATAAGTGATGAAATAATTCCTGGTAGTTTGGCGGATCTTGTTGAATAA